In one Streptomyces sp. NBC_01288 genomic region, the following are encoded:
- a CDS encoding DUF1003 domain-containing protein has translation MPPGTNGFDIRLPNEQAVLARMRGTQDRIADAITTFAGTMQFVYLHALWFAVWITFNEGLFGPSAVWDPYPFGLLTMIVSLEAIFLSTFVMVSQNRQAIREKVRADLAFETNIRSEVWSAHMGHVLGISAEQVEEDVRTLLAQNRAKMNDSEPIPTAHRSID, from the coding sequence GTGCCCCCTGGAACCAATGGGTTCGACATACGACTGCCGAACGAGCAGGCCGTGCTCGCGCGCATGCGGGGAACCCAGGACCGGATCGCGGACGCGATCACCACCTTCGCCGGGACCATGCAGTTCGTATACCTCCACGCGCTGTGGTTCGCGGTCTGGATCACCTTCAACGAGGGGCTGTTCGGCCCCTCCGCGGTCTGGGACCCGTACCCGTTCGGACTGCTCACGATGATCGTCAGCCTGGAGGCGATCTTCCTGTCGACCTTCGTGATGGTCAGCCAGAACCGCCAGGCGATCCGCGAGAAGGTCCGCGCCGACCTCGCCTTCGAGACCAACATCCGCTCCGAGGTGTGGTCGGCCCACATGGGCCATGTCCTCGGGATCAGCGCCGAGCAGGTCGAGGAGGACGTCCGGACACTCCTGGCGCAGAACCGGGCGAAAATGAACGACTCCGAGCCGATACCGACCGCCCATCGGTCAATCGACTGA
- a CDS encoding FABP family protein, translating into MSNPSYPDAHHPDEKPAPHPLLTPVLALLGHWHGQGKGEYPTLDGDFTYAQDVTFSHDGRPFLHYEARAWILDAEGALLRPAARESGWWRLQPEARIEALITQPTGIAEILVGTATGDTVDLATHEVALTPTAKKVTATRRRYTLTDDSTLTFTHDLEAVGEPLQHHLSARLRRTG; encoded by the coding sequence GTGTCCAACCCTTCTTATCCGGACGCCCACCACCCCGACGAGAAACCCGCCCCCCACCCGCTGCTCACCCCCGTACTCGCCCTCCTCGGCCACTGGCACGGCCAAGGCAAGGGCGAATACCCCACCCTCGACGGAGACTTCACCTACGCCCAGGACGTCACCTTCAGCCACGACGGCCGCCCCTTCCTGCACTACGAGGCCCGAGCCTGGATCCTCGACGCCGAAGGCGCACTCCTGCGCCCCGCCGCCCGCGAGAGCGGTTGGTGGCGCCTACAGCCCGAAGCCCGGATCGAGGCACTGATCACCCAGCCGACCGGCATCGCCGAGATCCTCGTCGGAACCGCCACCGGCGACACGGTCGACCTCGCCACCCACGAGGTCGCCCTCACCCCCACCGCCAAGAAGGTCACCGCCACCCGGCGCCGCTACACCCTGACCGACGACTCCACACTCACCTTCACCCACGACCTGGAGGCCGTCGGGGAGCCGTTGCAACACCACCTCTCGGCGCGACTGCGACGCACGGGCTGA
- a CDS encoding condensation domain-containing protein — protein MSDLQRCEIRPGRLVEWTLHPAAVGAARALPDDARPPAYVQESHIRTARSVREDGLFVPTWLGTAFDMPGRIELDVLQGALRSWMLRHETLRSGFRWAGDEMRRFTLDADAVALHREDVGEFADAVTLTRYLQDRFDVTADALTWPNFLFAAVVRDDGTSVYLAFDHSNVDAYSLHRIAGEVHELYEAGLAGKAVESAPVASYIDFCAGERTDADQIDDTHTVVSRWREFIARCDGKLPNFPVDLGLDPEGPLPTQKFLQEMLVDETDAAAFEAYCRPYGGSLVGILAAVALAAREISGLDVYRTVVPFHTRAKSRWADSVGWYVGGAPIEIPVQHATDFDHALRMVRATLRENRPLARMPIARVLRLLGADFRPTSPDLYSIVSYVDSRALPGSERWQELKAYGLIRVSYGDQVCAWVTRVHEGLQFACRIPDNVIADKNMRLCMELVRERLVAVARETLSTAVGPTS, from the coding sequence ATGAGTGACCTTCAGCGGTGCGAGATCCGACCCGGACGACTCGTCGAGTGGACGCTGCACCCGGCGGCCGTAGGAGCGGCGCGGGCCCTCCCGGACGACGCGCGGCCACCGGCGTACGTGCAGGAGTCCCACATCCGTACGGCGCGCTCGGTGCGCGAGGACGGGCTGTTCGTGCCGACCTGGCTCGGTACCGCGTTCGACATGCCGGGCCGGATCGAACTCGACGTGCTCCAGGGCGCGTTGCGGTCCTGGATGCTCCGGCACGAGACGCTGCGCAGCGGTTTCCGGTGGGCCGGTGACGAGATGCGCCGCTTCACCCTGGACGCCGACGCCGTGGCCCTGCACCGCGAGGACGTGGGGGAGTTCGCGGACGCGGTGACGCTGACCCGGTATCTCCAGGACCGTTTCGATGTGACGGCCGACGCGCTCACCTGGCCCAACTTCCTTTTCGCGGCGGTCGTCCGGGACGACGGCACGAGCGTCTACCTGGCGTTCGACCACAGCAACGTCGACGCCTACTCGCTGCACCGCATCGCGGGCGAGGTCCACGAGCTGTACGAGGCCGGCCTCGCCGGGAAGGCCGTCGAGTCGGCGCCCGTCGCCAGCTACATCGACTTCTGCGCGGGCGAGCGCACCGACGCCGACCAGATCGACGACACGCACACCGTCGTGTCCCGCTGGCGCGAGTTCATCGCCCGCTGCGACGGCAAGCTGCCGAACTTCCCCGTCGACCTCGGCCTCGACCCCGAAGGACCGCTGCCCACCCAGAAGTTCCTCCAGGAGATGCTCGTCGACGAGACGGACGCGGCGGCCTTCGAGGCGTACTGCCGCCCCTACGGCGGCAGCCTCGTCGGCATCCTCGCGGCCGTCGCCCTCGCCGCCCGCGAGATCAGCGGCCTCGACGTGTACCGCACCGTCGTCCCCTTCCACACCCGCGCCAAGTCCCGCTGGGCCGACTCGGTCGGCTGGTACGTCGGCGGTGCCCCGATCGAGATCCCCGTCCAGCACGCCACGGACTTCGACCACGCCCTGCGCATGGTCCGCGCCACCCTCCGTGAGAACCGCCCGCTGGCCCGCATGCCCATCGCGCGCGTCCTTCGCCTGCTGGGCGCCGACTTCCGGCCCACGTCCCCCGACCTGTACTCGATCGTCTCCTACGTGGACTCCCGTGCCCTGCCCGGTTCGGAGCGCTGGCAGGAGCTGAAGGCGTACGGACTGATCCGGGTGTCGTACGGCGACCAGGTGTGCGCGTGGGTGACCCGGGTCCACGAGGGACTCCAGTTCGCGTGCCGCATCCCGGACAACGTCATCGCGGACAAGAACATGCGGCTGTGCATGGAGCTGGTCCGGGAGCGGCTCGTCGCGGTGGCCAGGGAAACCTTGTCGACGGCGGTCGGTCCCACCTCGTAA
- a CDS encoding AAA family ATPase, producing MTSRPGADLVGRAAELRLLDALSAGGDGDRPGLLLRGGPGVGKTVLLDAAAARAVADGMRVLRSSAVEFESGMTYSALHQLLYPLRRYTERLAGHHRDVVERIFGLAPGPSPDPSAAGTAVLALLGEVAVERPLLMVADDVPWIDPASATALGFVVRRISDHPIVFVAAARSGAESFCDQLDLPVREIGPLAEPEAVELLDGRWPELGPSVRRRVLAEAAGNPLALRELPKELNARQRSGHLPLPALLPLSGRLEAAFASAVEALPAPTRTALLMAALDPGVGRPVIRRAAGEADGFDALAPAREADLIQVDARVGRITFRHRLTRAAIVHLACPGDRRRAHLSLAAALTDVPARRAWHVAEAVTGPDETLARALDDAALSAWRHGETGVSDRRRGAASAAVAALVRAGELSPHPGDRSRRLTEAAYFATFTGQLDDVPRLLTEAARVADRPTGLAFAATAQLLTHDEGDIDAAHRLLTRALDDNTATATDDDWEHRGILYALLLVSVHTHRPEPWRLLKTALDRFEPTAMTAIRLCYEAYVHPTTASDALRKGLADAFATLPADAAPWELIPLACAAVAMDALSDHRYLVSRMIERERDGGAIAMAVPALMLLCHDSYVHGRWDEAERLAQEGLELAAAHGYRFWERQIRALLATGAAARGDGDLARTRSEETTTWAAPRGIEVTEAYARSARHLAAMGQGDYEEAYVQVGRIDPAGAPGTGIPGRWLVLDLVEAAVRTGRTDEAREQVAAARTAGIHRISSRTALICAGAEAVAADEDDAGPLFEAALALPHAARWPWEHARVQLAYGQWLRRGRDHHARSCLSAALETFDRIGARAMAQRARNELRATGVVTPSGPAAPAAALTVQERQIAELAAVGLTNRQIGERLFLSHRTVGSHLHRLYPKLGITSRAALRAALEAMSPGAAARAAGPAVP from the coding sequence GTGACCTCACGGCCTGGAGCGGACCTGGTCGGTCGCGCGGCCGAGTTGCGGCTGCTGGACGCGCTGTCGGCCGGGGGTGACGGGGATCGCCCCGGCCTGCTGCTGCGCGGTGGTCCGGGGGTGGGGAAGACCGTGCTGCTGGACGCCGCCGCGGCACGGGCCGTAGCGGATGGAATGCGGGTCCTGCGGTCCTCCGCCGTGGAGTTCGAGTCCGGGATGACCTACTCGGCGTTGCATCAGCTCCTCTATCCGCTGCGCCGGTACACCGAGCGGCTCGCCGGGCACCATCGTGATGTCGTCGAGCGGATCTTCGGTCTCGCGCCCGGACCGTCGCCGGATCCGTCGGCCGCCGGGACCGCGGTGCTCGCGCTGCTCGGTGAAGTCGCCGTCGAGCGGCCCTTGTTGATGGTCGCCGACGATGTGCCGTGGATCGACCCGGCCAGTGCGACCGCGCTCGGTTTCGTCGTTCGCAGGATCAGCGACCATCCGATCGTCTTCGTGGCCGCCGCGCGTTCTGGAGCGGAGAGCTTCTGTGACCAACTCGACCTGCCCGTACGGGAGATCGGACCGTTGGCCGAGCCGGAGGCGGTCGAGTTACTGGACGGCCGGTGGCCCGAGTTGGGGCCGTCGGTACGGCGGCGGGTGCTGGCCGAGGCCGCGGGAAACCCGCTGGCGCTGCGGGAGTTGCCGAAGGAGCTGAACGCCCGGCAACGCTCGGGCCACCTCCCGCTCCCCGCGCTCCTGCCCCTGTCCGGGCGACTGGAGGCGGCCTTCGCCTCCGCCGTCGAAGCACTGCCCGCGCCGACCCGAACAGCCCTTCTCATGGCCGCACTCGATCCCGGAGTCGGCCGGCCCGTGATCCGGCGGGCCGCGGGGGAGGCCGACGGCTTCGATGCCCTCGCCCCGGCGCGGGAAGCCGACCTGATCCAGGTCGACGCACGCGTCGGACGCATCACCTTTCGCCATCGGCTGACCCGCGCCGCGATCGTGCACCTGGCCTGCCCCGGCGACCGCCGCCGCGCCCACCTCTCCCTGGCCGCCGCCCTGACCGACGTACCCGCGCGCCGGGCGTGGCACGTCGCCGAGGCCGTGACCGGGCCGGACGAGACGCTGGCCCGGGCGCTGGACGACGCGGCCCTGTCCGCCTGGCGGCACGGCGAGACAGGCGTCTCCGACCGGCGACGGGGTGCCGCGTCCGCCGCCGTGGCCGCGCTCGTACGGGCCGGTGAACTCAGCCCGCACCCGGGCGACCGGTCCCGCCGACTGACCGAGGCCGCCTACTTCGCCACCTTCACCGGCCAACTCGACGACGTACCAAGGCTGTTGACCGAGGCCGCACGGGTCGCCGACAGACCGACCGGACTCGCCTTCGCCGCCACCGCCCAGCTCCTCACCCACGACGAGGGTGACATCGATGCCGCCCACCGCCTCCTGACCAGGGCGCTCGACGACAACACCGCCACCGCCACGGACGACGACTGGGAGCACCGCGGCATCCTGTACGCGCTGCTGCTCGTCAGCGTCCACACCCACCGACCCGAGCCGTGGCGGCTTCTCAAGACCGCGCTGGACCGGTTCGAACCGACCGCGATGACCGCGATCAGACTCTGCTACGAGGCGTACGTCCACCCCACCACCGCCTCCGACGCGCTGCGCAAGGGCCTCGCCGACGCCTTCGCGACACTGCCCGCCGACGCGGCACCCTGGGAACTGATCCCATTGGCCTGCGCGGCGGTCGCGATGGACGCCCTGTCGGACCACCGGTACCTGGTCTCCCGCATGATCGAACGCGAACGCGACGGCGGCGCGATCGCCATGGCCGTCCCCGCGCTGATGCTGCTCTGCCACGACTCCTACGTCCACGGCCGCTGGGACGAGGCCGAGCGCCTGGCACAGGAGGGGCTGGAGCTGGCGGCGGCCCACGGCTACCGCTTCTGGGAGCGGCAGATCCGGGCCCTGCTCGCGACGGGCGCGGCGGCGCGCGGCGACGGGGACCTCGCCCGGACCCGCAGCGAGGAGACCACGACCTGGGCCGCGCCCCGGGGCATCGAGGTGACGGAGGCCTACGCCCGCTCGGCCCGCCACCTCGCGGCCATGGGGCAGGGCGACTACGAGGAGGCCTATGTCCAAGTGGGCCGGATCGATCCCGCCGGCGCACCCGGTACCGGCATCCCGGGCCGGTGGCTGGTCCTGGACCTGGTCGAGGCGGCCGTCCGTACCGGCCGTACGGACGAGGCCCGCGAGCAGGTCGCCGCCGCGCGGACGGCGGGCATCCACCGGATCTCCTCGCGCACCGCGCTGATCTGCGCCGGAGCCGAGGCCGTCGCCGCCGACGAGGACGACGCCGGGCCCCTGTTCGAGGCGGCCCTCGCCCTGCCCCACGCGGCCCGCTGGCCGTGGGAACACGCACGCGTCCAGCTCGCCTACGGACAGTGGCTGCGCCGCGGCCGCGACCACCACGCGCGCAGCTGTCTGAGCGCCGCCCTCGAAACCTTCGACCGCATCGGCGCCCGGGCCATGGCCCAGCGGGCCCGCAACGAACTGCGCGCCACCGGCGTCGTCACCCCCAGCGGTCCCGCCGCACCGGCCGCCGCGCTGACCGTGCAGGAACGGCAGATCGCCGAGCTGGCGGCCGTGGGCCTCACCAACCGGCAGATCGGCGAGCGGCTGTTCCTCTCCCACCGCACCGTCGGCTCCCATCTGCACCGGCTCTACCCCAAACTCGGCATCACCTCACGCGCCGCACTCCGCGCCGCCCTGGAGGCCATGTCACCCGGAGCCGCGGCGCGGGCCGCGGGTCCGGCGGTACCGTAG
- a CDS encoding carbohydrate ABC transporter permease, which yields MTTTATPPPRTAPVTATPPEHRRRGRRGGPAYVFLSPWILGVVLLTLAPMAVSLYLSFTDYNLFDPPKWVGLRNYSDMFTADPRYWRSVGTTLLYVVVAVPLKLALALGVALLLSNTRKAKGFYRSAFYAPSLLGASMAVALVWRALYNDGGTVDELLSSIGIHTGGWVSDPHLAVFVVALLSAWQFGAPMVIFLAGLQQIPADLYEAAALDGAGRWRRFVSVTLPMLSPVVFFNLVLETIQSFQVFTPAFAISGGNGGPADSTEFYTLYLYERGFTASHMGYASAMAWVLLLAIGAVTLVLFRTSRSWVFYANEGA from the coding sequence ATGACCACCACGGCAACCCCACCGCCCCGCACCGCACCCGTCACCGCGACGCCACCGGAACACCGCAGGCGCGGCCGACGCGGCGGCCCCGCCTACGTGTTCCTCTCCCCATGGATCCTCGGAGTCGTCCTCTTGACGCTCGCGCCCATGGCCGTATCGCTGTATCTGTCGTTCACCGACTACAACCTCTTCGACCCGCCCAAGTGGGTCGGACTGCGCAACTACAGCGACATGTTCACCGCGGATCCGAGGTACTGGCGCTCGGTGGGCACCACCCTCCTCTACGTCGTGGTCGCCGTCCCCCTCAAACTCGCCCTCGCACTCGGGGTCGCCCTGCTGCTCAGCAACACCCGCAAGGCCAAGGGCTTTTACCGCTCGGCGTTCTACGCCCCCTCCCTGCTCGGCGCGAGCATGGCGGTCGCGCTGGTCTGGCGGGCGCTCTACAACGACGGCGGCACGGTGGACGAACTCCTGTCCTCCATCGGCATCCACACCGGCGGTTGGGTCTCCGACCCGCACCTCGCGGTGTTCGTCGTCGCGCTGCTCTCCGCCTGGCAGTTCGGCGCCCCGATGGTCATCTTCCTGGCCGGGCTCCAGCAGATCCCGGCCGACCTGTACGAGGCCGCCGCCCTCGACGGCGCGGGACGCTGGCGCCGGTTCGTGTCCGTGACGCTGCCCATGCTGTCCCCGGTGGTCTTCTTCAACCTCGTCCTGGAGACCATCCAGTCCTTCCAGGTCTTCACCCCCGCCTTCGCCATCAGCGGCGGCAATGGCGGACCGGCCGACTCGACCGAGTTCTACACGCTCTACCTCTACGAACGAGGCTTCACCGCCTCGCACATGGGCTACGCCTCCGCCATGGCCTGGGTCCTGCTCCTGGCCATCGGCGCGGTCACGCTCGTCCTCTTCAGGACCTCGCGCTCCTGGGTCTTCTACGCCAACGAGGGGGCCTGA
- a CDS encoding ABC transporter substrate-binding protein, with translation MTPPSFRRRAVLGAAAGALFAPLLAGCSDGGGASTAAGGKVTLTFAWWGNDDRAQRTNAAVALFEKRHPKISVRTSFAGYPAYVQKLATQAAGGDLPDVAQLDYRQISQYAGSGTLLDLGPYLKNGTLRTADFDKTLTRTGVYDGKQYALPMGKGTTGIVYDAAVFKKAGVATPQPGWTWDDWAEAGKEISALGMKGPNGHAYTGLSDLGVNEDAFETWLRSRGKELYASEHRLGFTAGDLTDFWTFTDKLRRAGIVSQARDTAQVGGAVEDTPMGRGIAATDFNWDAPFLGYPPLLGDQVHFAPVPTTDGKVGQYFKPTMLIGAGAGTQHPKEAAELIDFLLNDPAAGKILGVTRSTPPNKKIAEEIGKGLTGPEKEVYDYGRTIAAHGTSAPPMAPPRGDVVLQVSFTRDYQRVSYGMESPRGAAEEYVAEAKRELR, from the coding sequence ATGACGCCACCCAGTTTCCGGAGACGAGCTGTCCTCGGCGCCGCCGCGGGCGCCCTGTTCGCCCCCCTCCTCGCCGGCTGTTCCGACGGCGGCGGAGCGAGCACGGCGGCAGGCGGGAAAGTGACACTCACCTTCGCCTGGTGGGGCAACGACGACCGCGCGCAACGCACCAACGCCGCCGTCGCCCTCTTCGAGAAGCGCCACCCGAAGATCTCGGTACGCACCTCCTTCGCCGGCTACCCGGCGTACGTGCAGAAGCTCGCCACCCAGGCCGCGGGCGGCGACCTCCCCGACGTGGCCCAGCTCGACTACCGGCAGATATCCCAGTACGCGGGCAGCGGCACCCTCCTGGACCTCGGCCCCTATCTCAAGAACGGCACGCTGCGGACGGCCGACTTCGACAAGACGCTGACCCGCACCGGCGTCTACGACGGCAAGCAGTACGCCCTCCCCATGGGCAAGGGAACGACCGGCATCGTCTACGACGCCGCCGTCTTCAAGAAGGCCGGAGTCGCGACACCCCAACCAGGCTGGACCTGGGACGACTGGGCCGAGGCGGGCAAGGAGATCAGCGCGCTCGGCATGAAGGGTCCCAACGGGCATGCCTACACCGGCCTCTCCGACCTCGGTGTGAACGAGGACGCCTTCGAGACCTGGCTGCGCAGCAGGGGCAAGGAGCTCTACGCCTCCGAGCACCGACTCGGCTTCACCGCCGGCGACCTGACCGACTTCTGGACCTTCACCGACAAGCTGCGCCGCGCGGGCATCGTCTCGCAGGCCAGGGACACCGCCCAGGTCGGCGGCGCGGTCGAGGACACCCCGATGGGACGCGGCATCGCGGCGACCGACTTCAACTGGGACGCCCCCTTCCTCGGCTACCCGCCCCTGCTCGGCGACCAGGTCCACTTCGCGCCCGTCCCCACCACCGACGGCAAGGTGGGCCAGTACTTCAAGCCGACCATGCTCATCGGCGCCGGTGCGGGGACCCAACACCCCAAGGAGGCGGCCGAGTTGATCGACTTCCTGCTCAACGACCCCGCCGCGGGCAAGATCCTCGGCGTCACCCGCTCCACACCCCCCAACAAGAAGATCGCCGAGGAGATAGGCAAGGGTCTCACCGGCCCGGAGAAAGAGGTCTACGACTACGGCCGCACGATCGCCGCCCACGGCACCTCGGCCCCGCCCATGGCACCACCCCGAGGCGACGTCGTCCTCCAGGTCTCCTTCACCCGCGACTACCAGCGCGTCTCCTACGGCATGGAGAGCCCGCGAGGCGCCGCCGAGGAGTATGTCGCCGAAGCGAAGCGGGAGTTGCGATGA
- a CDS encoding PucR family transcriptional regulator, producing MEQAPVIGEPEKTLVDKEIRALATVLLERVGELAKEMAARIRAGSREYHYDAVPEEDLEEACRTHVGNALQALTGQVPLDTEAAAAIGRRRARQNVPLPTVMTAYRVGVRYFWESVVTEATTTALVGNDVLVAAATAMWEIQDGITEGMVSGYHDEVARRLLVGDQERSALVEALLEGRSMDADAVWSAAEVLRVPHGGPFAVVAAEVPGIGRQALPDVTALLTRRGIRSAWRLRPDLQLGIVHLRTPRDLPDLVEVLRDHAERRVGVSPSYDDLNRTGDALRFAKVAMRGGDAESSAVTVFDDSPLAVATAGAPDVMARVAARVLGPIEALPADERALLLDTLDVWFDCGGSAEEAAKQLYVHPNTVRTRLRRIAERTGRSLTDPRGITELALALRAVRQTPRPPTPESTDDTRNS from the coding sequence GTGGAACAAGCCCCTGTGATCGGTGAGCCGGAGAAGACATTGGTCGACAAGGAGATCAGAGCCCTGGCGACCGTACTGCTGGAACGCGTCGGGGAACTGGCGAAGGAGATGGCGGCGCGGATCCGCGCCGGCTCACGCGAGTACCACTACGACGCGGTGCCCGAGGAGGACCTGGAGGAGGCCTGCCGGACCCACGTGGGCAACGCACTCCAGGCGCTCACCGGACAGGTGCCGCTGGACACCGAGGCCGCCGCAGCCATCGGGCGTCGACGCGCCCGGCAGAACGTGCCGCTGCCCACCGTGATGACGGCCTACCGCGTCGGCGTGAGGTACTTCTGGGAGTCGGTCGTCACCGAGGCCACCACAACTGCCCTGGTGGGCAACGACGTTCTGGTCGCGGCGGCCACCGCCATGTGGGAGATCCAGGACGGCATCACCGAAGGCATGGTCTCCGGATACCACGACGAGGTGGCCCGACGGCTCCTCGTCGGCGACCAGGAGCGCTCGGCGCTGGTGGAAGCACTCCTGGAGGGCAGGAGCATGGACGCCGACGCGGTGTGGTCGGCGGCGGAGGTGCTGCGCGTGCCGCACGGCGGACCGTTCGCCGTGGTAGCCGCCGAGGTGCCGGGGATCGGCCGACAGGCCCTGCCGGACGTCACGGCCCTCCTGACCCGGCGCGGCATCCGCTCCGCCTGGCGACTGCGCCCCGACCTCCAGCTCGGCATCGTGCACCTGCGCACCCCGCGCGATCTGCCCGACCTGGTCGAGGTGTTGCGGGACCACGCGGAGCGACGCGTCGGCGTGAGCCCCTCCTACGACGACCTCAACCGCACCGGCGACGCCCTGCGCTTCGCCAAGGTCGCGATGCGCGGCGGCGACGCGGAGAGCAGCGCCGTCACCGTCTTCGACGACTCACCGCTCGCCGTCGCGACAGCCGGCGCACCCGACGTCATGGCCCGCGTCGCCGCCAGGGTCCTCGGCCCCATCGAGGCCCTGCCCGCCGACGAACGCGCCCTGCTGCTCGACACGTTGGACGTCTGGTTCGACTGCGGCGGCTCCGCCGAGGAGGCCGCCAAACAGCTCTACGTCCACCCCAACACCGTACGCACCCGCCTGCGCCGCATCGCCGAACGCACCGGCCGCTCACTGACCGACCCACGCGGCATCACCGAACTCGCCCTCGCCCTGCGCGCGGTACGGCAGACTCCGAGGCCCCCGACCCCGGAGTCGACCGACGACACACGGAATTCCTAG
- a CDS encoding phospholipase D-like domain-containing protein translates to MLRTFLGRAGVALAAGATLFVTAVPANAATYTAFAFSQAGTTQPTIYDFINSATSSLDMTMYELEDTTAVNDLIALENKGVTVRVVLDRAHQSANSSAYTALTNAGVGVVWSPSGFVYTHQKAITVDATKSLVLTGNLTSQYYSTGRDYGVFTDDTRDVAAIEKVFNADYAGTSVTPTDGDHLLWSPTDSRSRLLTVINAATTTLDVEELEFSDSTVVNAIVARAKAGVTVRVVLETPGDYSSEVSAIKAAGGTVVGYSDPDGFYIHAKAMVADYGLSTQEVEAGSMNISSNSLSNNRELGIILTGTGVAQSVATTIETTFKSDYAGGTAA, encoded by the coding sequence ATGTTGAGGACGTTCCTCGGCCGCGCGGGTGTCGCGCTGGCAGCCGGTGCCACCCTCTTCGTCACGGCTGTCCCCGCCAACGCCGCGACGTACACCGCCTTCGCCTTCTCGCAGGCCGGTACCACTCAGCCGACCATCTACGACTTCATCAACTCGGCCACCTCCTCGCTCGACATGACGATGTACGAGCTGGAGGACACCACCGCCGTCAACGACCTGATCGCACTGGAGAACAAGGGCGTCACCGTGCGGGTGGTGCTGGACCGCGCGCACCAGTCGGCCAACAGCTCGGCGTACACGGCGCTGACGAACGCGGGCGTGGGTGTGGTGTGGTCGCCGTCCGGCTTCGTCTACACGCACCAGAAGGCGATCACCGTGGACGCCACCAAGTCGCTTGTCCTGACCGGCAATCTGACCTCGCAGTACTACTCGACCGGCCGCGACTACGGCGTCTTCACCGACGACACGCGTGATGTCGCCGCGATCGAGAAGGTGTTCAACGCGGACTATGCCGGCACCTCGGTCACCCCGACCGACGGCGACCATCTGCTCTGGTCCCCCACCGACTCGCGTAGTCGTCTGCTCACCGTGATCAACGCGGCCACCACGACGTTGGACGTCGAGGAGTTGGAGTTCAGCGACAGCACGGTGGTCAACGCGATCGTGGCCAGAGCGAAGGCGGGCGTGACCGTGCGGGTGGTGCTGGAGACCCCGGGTGACTACTCCAGCGAGGTGTCCGCGATCAAGGCGGCCGGCGGCACGGTCGTCGGTTACTCGGACCCCGACGGCTTCTACATCCACGCCAAGGCCATGGTCGCCGACTACGGCCTGTCCACCCAGGAGGTGGAGGCGGGTTCGATGAACATCAGCAGCAACTCCCTCTCCAACAACCGGGAGTTGGGCATCATCCTCACCGGCACGGGCGTGGCCCAGTCCGTCGCCACCACCATCGAGACGACGTTCAAGAGCGACTACGCGGGCGGTACCGCCGCCTAG
- a CDS encoding carbohydrate ABC transporter permease gives MATTVPDLKSAAGLTTNTGRTRAAAIAKHLGLVAVLLVLLYPLVWLLATSLKPANEVLTSLKLLPSHIEWSNYTTALDGISGVSITRLLLNSLLISVGSVIGNVVSCSLAAYAFARLRFRMRGPMFGFMIATMMLPHHAVLIPQYIIFNKLGMVDTYWPLILPKFLATEAFFVFLIVQFMRGLPRELDEAARIDGCGPFRIFWSVVLPLTRPALITTAIFTFIWSWNDFFTQLIYLFDPEKFTITLALRNFVDQSSTSAYGPMFAMSVISIVPIVLFFFAFQRYLVEGMATSGLKG, from the coding sequence ATGGCCACGACCGTGCCCGACCTGAAGAGTGCCGCCGGCCTCACGACCAACACCGGCCGCACACGCGCCGCGGCGATCGCGAAACACCTCGGCCTGGTGGCCGTACTCCTCGTCCTGCTCTACCCGTTGGTCTGGCTGCTCGCCACCTCGCTGAAGCCGGCGAACGAGGTCCTCACCAGCCTCAAGCTGCTGCCGAGCCACATCGAGTGGTCGAACTACACCACCGCCCTCGACGGAATCAGCGGCGTCTCGATCACCCGCCTCCTGCTCAACTCCCTGCTGATCAGCGTCGGTTCGGTCATCGGCAACGTAGTGTCCTGCTCCCTCGCCGCCTACGCCTTCGCCCGGCTGCGCTTCCGGATGCGGGGCCCGATGTTCGGCTTCATGATCGCCACGATGATGCTGCCGCACCACGCCGTGCTGATCCCGCAATACATCATCTTCAACAAACTCGGCATGGTGGACACCTATTGGCCGCTGATCCTCCCCAAGTTCCTTGCCACGGAGGCCTTTTTCGTCTTCCTCATCGTCCAGTTCATGCGCGGCCTGCCCCGTGAACTCGACGAGGCCGCCCGCATCGACGGCTGCGGACCGTTCCGCATCTTCTGGTCGGTCGTCCTCCCGCTGACCCGCCCGGCCCTGATCACCACCGCGATCTTCACCTTCATCTGGAGCTGGAACGACTTCTTCACCCAGCTGATCTACCTCTTCGACCCGGAGAAGTTCACGATCACCCTGGCCCTGCGCAACTTCGTCGACCAGTCCAGCACCTCCGCCTACGGCCCGATGTTCGCGATGTCGGTGATCTCGATCGTGCCCATCGTGCTGTTCTTCTTCGCCTTCCAGCGCTATCTGGTGGAGGGCATGGCGACCTCCGGACTGAAGGGCTGA